The proteins below come from a single Myxococcota bacterium genomic window:
- a CDS encoding ABC transporter ATP-binding protein: MAEAVHDDSTQAPREPDASTITITSGIASLFPFARGAVAEFVGSAALAAVATLLGLAPYWVIYRSVDHLVSGGPDSSALYGLAALALGAIVLRHALLGVSIYVSHIGAYRVLYEIRLALAGHLARVPLGTVTRRRSGEIKKVMGDDVERLELFLAHGIPDAVAGLVTLLAIAAWMLWVDWRVGFAAIFMVVPAFGSMSIAMRNASRHMGDYQSSMGDMNASIVELIRGMPVVKVFNRASDQVRGTEAAVRRYVETVRSYSLDFLPFGTAFYVLLAANVLAIVPIGGWLWIEGDLSTTDLLFFFIVGLGALAPLVSLLHLFANLSHLTSGGNLVREIMDAAVLEEAGEGGVPADGAIEFRDVSFSYDQRRVIEELSFRIAPGTMTALVGPSGSGKSTVASLLARFWDVEAGAISIGGVDVRRLSNETLTRHVSMVLQDTFLFDDSIAGNLRAAKPDATDDELEAAARLAQAHAFIERLPEGYETPIGEFGAKLSGGERQRLAIARAILADTPVIVLDEATAFSDPENEAALQDAIGSLVAGKTVLIIAHRLSTIVGADEILVLDAGRIVQRGRHDALAAESGLYAQLWRDFNVAAALPLQEHGGPAQGGAT, encoded by the coding sequence GTGGCTGAAGCGGTTCATGACGATTCCACCCAGGCCCCGCGCGAGCCCGACGCCTCCACGATCACCATCACGTCCGGGATCGCCAGCCTCTTTCCCTTCGCGCGAGGCGCCGTGGCCGAGTTCGTCGGAAGCGCCGCGCTGGCGGCGGTGGCGACGCTGCTCGGGCTCGCTCCCTATTGGGTGATCTATCGGAGTGTCGACCACCTGGTCTCCGGTGGCCCCGACTCCAGCGCGCTCTACGGTCTCGCGGCGCTCGCGCTGGGCGCCATCGTCCTGCGTCATGCGCTGCTCGGGGTGTCGATCTACGTCTCGCACATCGGGGCGTATCGCGTGCTCTACGAGATTCGCCTGGCGCTGGCGGGCCATTTGGCCCGCGTGCCCCTGGGTACGGTGACACGTCGCCGTTCCGGGGAGATCAAGAAGGTGATGGGCGACGACGTCGAGCGCCTCGAGCTGTTCCTCGCCCACGGTATCCCCGACGCGGTCGCGGGCCTGGTGACGCTGCTCGCGATCGCGGCCTGGATGCTCTGGGTCGACTGGCGCGTCGGATTCGCGGCGATCTTCATGGTCGTGCCGGCTTTCGGATCGATGTCCATCGCGATGCGCAACGCGAGCCGCCACATGGGTGACTACCAGTCGTCGATGGGGGACATGAACGCGTCGATCGTCGAGCTCATCCGCGGCATGCCAGTCGTGAAGGTCTTCAACCGAGCCTCGGATCAGGTGCGCGGGACCGAGGCAGCGGTGCGCCGCTACGTGGAGACGGTGCGGAGCTACAGCCTCGACTTCCTGCCGTTCGGGACCGCCTTCTATGTACTTCTCGCCGCGAACGTGCTCGCCATCGTGCCGATCGGAGGCTGGCTCTGGATCGAGGGAGATCTCTCCACGACCGATCTCCTGTTCTTCTTCATCGTCGGGCTGGGCGCGCTCGCGCCCCTGGTCTCGCTACTGCACCTGTTCGCCAACCTCTCGCACCTCACCTCCGGCGGAAACCTGGTGCGAGAGATCATGGACGCGGCGGTGCTCGAGGAGGCCGGAGAGGGCGGGGTGCCCGCGGACGGCGCGATCGAGTTCCGGGACGTGTCGTTCTCCTACGATCAGCGGCGCGTGATCGAGGAGCTGTCCTTCCGGATCGCGCCGGGAACGATGACGGCGCTGGTGGGGCCGTCGGGCTCTGGAAAGAGCACCGTCGCCTCGCTGCTGGCGCGCTTCTGGGACGTCGAAGCGGGCGCCATCTCGATCGGGGGGGTCGATGTCCGTCGGCTCTCGAACGAAACCCTCACGCGGCACGTCTCGATGGTCCTGCAGGACACGTTCCTCTTCGACGATTCGATCGCGGGCAACCTGCGCGCGGCGAAACCCGATGCGACCGACGACGAGCTGGAGGCAGCGGCACGCCTGGCCCAGGCACACGCGTTCATCGAGCGGCTTCCCGAGGGCTACGAGACGCCGATCGGCGAATTCGGGGCGAAGCTCTCGGGGGGCGAGCGCCAACGCCTGGCGATCGCTCGCGCCATCCTGGCCGACACGCCGGTGATCGTGCTCGACGAGGCGACTGCGTTCTCGGATCCCGAGAACGAGGCCGCGCTGCAGGACGCGATCGGGAGTCTGGTCGCTGGGAAGACCGTGCTGATCATCGCGCACCGGCTCTCCACGATCGTGGGAGCCGACGAGATCCTGGTGCTCGATGCGGGAAGGATCGTCCAGCGCGGGCGCCACGACGCACTCGCTGCGGAGTCTGGGCTCTACGCCCAGCTGTGGCGCGACTTCAACGTGGCGGCCGCGCTTCCCCTGCAGGAGCACGGCGGCCCTGCGCAGGGAGGTGCCACATGA
- a CDS encoding FAD-dependent oxidoreductase, with the protein MSRICVVGAGPAGLIATKTLVGAGLDVDCYEMSSVIGGHWAFDNPNGRSAVYRSIHLNTTLPMSRLSDFEMPSDWPAFPGHAQVLEWWNAYVDRFGFRERIRLGVEVVEAEALEPRGWRVTTRRIVDGVTEQTDYDALLACSGNTGHPRLPRIPGRFAGALFHAQEYRDPERPVSLSGKRVVVVGIGNTGCEIACEIQKAGAASVSLSARNGTWILPKWREGRPAAEGMPMMHPCDPVPTPLRLLPARARSWVFESLGTLMFRRMFGERMHRFQAQGLPAPPEHPLDKRATVCEPLLEALEQGEIQARPEIARFDGHDVRFADGSTIEADVVICATGFSLRYPYLPSAWADPRDGDLSLFLGTMHPERQDLFVIGVSRPTGAFWPIAEVHAQVAAACLSGRYEPPSPSQVHKRARPILGGRSFNPALFGLAVREELRRGERRAHRRSERG; encoded by the coding sequence ATGTCGAGGATCTGTGTCGTCGGGGCAGGGCCTGCCGGGCTGATCGCGACCAAGACGCTCGTCGGAGCCGGTCTCGACGTCGACTGCTACGAGATGTCCTCGGTGATCGGGGGCCACTGGGCGTTCGACAATCCGAACGGTCGCTCGGCCGTCTACCGCTCGATCCATCTCAACACCACGCTCCCCATGAGTCGCCTCAGCGACTTCGAGATGCCTTCGGACTGGCCCGCCTTCCCGGGACACGCGCAGGTGCTCGAGTGGTGGAACGCCTATGTGGATCGCTTCGGCTTCCGGGAGCGCATCCGACTCGGCGTCGAAGTCGTCGAGGCCGAGGCGCTGGAGCCGCGCGGCTGGCGCGTGACGACGCGCCGGATCGTCGATGGCGTGACCGAGCAGACCGACTACGACGCACTCCTCGCCTGCTCGGGAAACACGGGACACCCCCGGCTTCCGCGCATCCCGGGTCGGTTCGCAGGCGCGCTCTTCCACGCGCAGGAGTATCGAGACCCGGAGAGACCGGTGTCGCTCTCCGGGAAGCGCGTGGTCGTCGTCGGCATCGGGAACACGGGCTGCGAGATCGCGTGCGAGATTCAGAAAGCCGGCGCCGCGTCCGTCAGCCTCTCGGCTCGGAACGGGACGTGGATCCTGCCCAAGTGGAGGGAGGGGCGGCCCGCCGCCGAGGGGATGCCGATGATGCATCCCTGCGATCCGGTTCCTACGCCGCTGCGCCTGCTTCCGGCTCGAGCGCGGTCTTGGGTCTTCGAATCCCTCGGCACCCTGATGTTCCGGCGCATGTTCGGGGAGCGGATGCATCGCTTCCAGGCCCAAGGGCTCCCCGCGCCACCGGAGCATCCGCTGGACAAGCGCGCCACCGTGTGTGAGCCGCTGCTCGAGGCCCTGGAGCAGGGAGAGATCCAGGCGCGCCCGGAGATCGCGCGTTTCGACGGGCATGACGTTCGCTTCGCAGACGGGTCGACGATCGAGGCCGATGTCGTGATCTGCGCGACCGGCTTCTCGCTGCGATACCCCTACCTGCCCAGCGCCTGGGCCGACCCCCGCGACGGCGACCTCTCGCTCTTCCTGGGCACCATGCACCCCGAGCGCCAGGACCTCTTCGTGATCGGCGTCAGCCGTCCGACGGGTGCCTTCTGGCCGATCGCCGAGGTGCACGCCCAGGTCGCTGCGGCCTGCCTGTCGGGTCGCTACGAGCCGCCCTCGCCATCCCAGGTGCACAAGCGGGCGCGCCCGATCCTGGGCGGCCGCTCGTTCAATCCAGCGCTCTTCGGTCTGGCGGTGCGTGAGGAGCTTCGTCGCGGCGAGCGTCGAGCCCATCGGAGGAGTGAGCGTGGCTGA